The Impatiens glandulifera chromosome 3, dImpGla2.1, whole genome shotgun sequence genome contains a region encoding:
- the LOC124930283 gene encoding midasin-like gives MSVDDSKRTKQKLRKLLLKYTDVLQKPIMLVINQEALKRGMTVQTSPKYPIPDLSIRAEERFSWFLEWKTKVTENLQYLRSGRSHDFEFLNTCLKDGSLSECFTSNTTCITLKEENLGIWTTIDSILQTAASCNELWIGEGKSLGKRRALSEFLKLLNSCGLFKHRSSLIKDQSNWWLFQSSYDISHLLPTQDGLHSEEDISTVLSQALNLPSENVAGLWVATKKYYFRSISSVNNLLSVSLNLHKILLDVEKSIVSSGELEAAHDEALKETYNHMQ, from the exons ATGTCTGTTGATGACTCAAAAAGGACCAAACAGAAACTTAGAAAGCTCTTACTAAAATATACT GATGTACTCCAGAAGCCCATAATGCTTGTCATCAATCAAGAAGCACTAAAAAGGGGAATGACTGTGCAAACTTCACCCAAGTATCCAATTCCGGACTTGTCAATAAGAGCTGAAGAAAG GTTTTCGTGGTTCTTGGAATGGAAAACAAAAGTAACTGAGAATTTGCAGTACTTGCGGTCTGGAAGAAGTCacgattttgaatttttaaatacttGTTTAAAAGACG GTTCTTTAAGTGAATGTTTCACTTCAAACACTACCTGCATAACACTCAAAGAGGAGAATCTGGGAATCTGGACTACAATTGACAGCATCTTGCAAACTGCAGCGTCTTGCAATGAGCTATGGATTGGTGAAGGAAAGAGTTTAGGCAAGAGAAGGGCTTTatctgaatttttgaaattacTGAACTCTTGTGGTTTGTTCAAGCATCGGTCCTCTCTCATTAAG GATCAGTCAAATTGGTGGCTATTTCAGTCTTCTTATGATATAAGTCATTTGCTACCAACACAAGATGGTCTGCATTCTGAAGAGGATATTTCTACCGTTCTTAGTCAAGCTCTGAATCTTCCTTCTGAAAATGTTGCTGGCTTATGGGTAGCAACAAAAAAGTACTATTTCAGGAGCATTAGTTCTGTGAATAACCTGTTGTCGGTTTCCCTGAATTTGCACAAAATATTACTAGACGTAGAGAAAAGCATTGTTTCATCTGGCGAACTTGAAGCAGCACATGATGAAGCTCTCAAGGAAACTTATAATCATATGCAATGA
- the LOC124930284 gene encoding alkane hydroxylase MAH1-like translates to MTLSLGYFDIAITLLFILVIANFFRINRSSFHTLIPLEWPLIGMLPTIIVNINHFHDLLVEVHAIVGPTFLFKSLLLSNMSILSSVDPMDMHYIMSKNMQNFPKAPLFSKMFDFLGKAIFNCDGEEWKVQRRVIQALLKNNRFNRFLEKTSERTIEKGLIPVLDNTANNGLVLDLQDMFIRLTFDTSCKIVTGYEPCTLSLELPEIPFSKALDEAEEAVFLRHAMPETIWKLMKWMNIGSEKTLKHAWVILDVEIGKLISIKREQLAKETYDPTKVNGSEQKEEGIDFLTSYLYANEQMYASLKIDDNFLRDTILNTMLAIRDTTTSSLTWFIWLVIIYPETLNKIREELNSVLPSLESENPYIFKSENVNKLTYLHACVSESLRLYPPIPFQLRVPEKPDKLPSGVCVDRDDKILMSIYAMARMKSIWGQDCSEFKPERWISEKGGIKHEPSYKYPVFNDGPRNCLGKEMAFTQTKMVAATIIHNYNLEMVEGHVVEKNCSIILYMKHGLKVKVFKRWT, encoded by the coding sequence ATGACACTTTCTCTAGGATACTTTGATATTGCAATAACTCTCTTGTTTATCTTGGTTATTGCTAATTTCTTCCGAATCAACCGCAGTTCATTCCACACGCTCATTCCCTTGGAATGGCCACTCATCGGAATGCTTCCCACAATCATCGTTAACATCAACCATTTCCACGACCTTTTAGTCGAAGTTCACGCCATCGTCGGACCCACATTCCTCTTCAAATCCCTTTTGTTGTCGAATATGAGCATATTGTCGAGTGTGGATCCCATGGATATGCATTACATAATGAGCAAGAACATGCAAAACTTCCCTAAGGCGCCTCTCTTCTcgaaaatgtttgattttttgggCAAAGCGATTTTCAACTGTGACGGCGAAGAGTGGAAGGTACAAAGACGAGTGATTCAAGCGCTTCTCAAGAATAACCGCTTCAACCGGTTCTTAGAAAAGACAAGTGAGCGGACTATAGAAAAAGGGTTGATACCCGTTCTTGATAACACTGCTAATAATGGATTGGTCCTTGACTTACAAGACATGTTCATTCGGTTGACATTTGATACGTCGTGTAAGATTGTAACCGGATACGAACCATGTACCCTCTCCCTTGAGTTACCGGAGATACCATTCTCGAAGGCATTAGATGAGGCAGAAGAGGCGGTTTTCTTACGTCATGCAATGCCGGAGACAATTTGGAAGCTTATGAAATGGATGAACATTGGATCCGAAAAGACTCTTAAACATGCATGGGTCATATTGGATGTGGAGATCGGGAAATTGATATCCATTAAGAGAGAACAACTTGCTAAGGAGACGTACGACCCAACTAAAGTTAATGGATCAGAACAAAAGGAAGAAGGAATCGATTTCTTGACGTCGTACTTATACGCCAATGAACAAATGTATGCGTCGTTAAAGATTGACGACAACTTCTTAAGAGACACTATTCTGAACACAATGTTAGCCATCCGAGACACAACGACATCTTCCCTAACTTGGTTCATCTGGCTGGTAATAATTTACCCGGAAACCCTAAACAAGATCAGGGAAGAGCTCAATTCGGTTTTACCATCGTTGGAATCCGAAAACCCATACATATTCAAATCGGAAAATGTGAACAAGCTTACATATCTTCATGCATGCGTTAGTGAAAGTTTAAGACTCTACCCACCTATTCCATTTCAGCTAAGAGTACCAGAAAAGCCAGACAAGCTTCCTAGCGGAGTTTGTGTAGATCGAGATGATAAAATCTTAATGTCGATTTATGCAATGGCGAGAATGAAGTCTATATGGGGGCAAGATTGTTCTGAATTCAAGCCTGAAAGATGGATATCAGAAAAAGGAGGGATTAAACACGAGCCTTCGTATAAATACCCAGTATTTAATGATGGGCCGAGGAATTGTCTCGGGAAAGAGATGGCGTTTACTCAGACGAAGATGGTGGCAGcaacaataattcataattacAATTTGGAGATGGTGGAAGGACATGTTGTGGAGAAGAACTGTTCCATTATATTGTATATGAAGCATGGCCTCAAGGTGAAGGTGTTCAAAAGATGGACCTAA